The Ardenticatenales bacterium DNA window GGGCGGGGGAGGCGGCGTATGCGCGGCGGGTGACAGTCGCCAACCTGGAGATTTGCGAGCGCAACCGCTGGACGTATTATATCAGCATGTGCCGTCGCGTCCTGGGCGAACTGGACGCCGCCGCGGGCAGCCAGGAATCCGCGCGCGACCATTTTGATGCGGCGCTGATCCTGGCCCGCGGCATTTCCGTGCGCGATGTCCTCATCGAGGCGCTGCTGGCGCGGGGGCGGTGGGCGGCGCGGTCAGACCTGGCAGGTTTTCAAAACCTGCCAGGTCTCCGTCTCCCGCAAGCCTTCTCCGACCTGCGCGAAGCCCTCGGCTACGCCACGGATGGTGGCTACCGTATCTACGAGGCGGACATCCGCGTGTCCCTCGGCTGGGCGCAGCGGGCGGCGGGCGACCCCGCCGCCGCCCGCCAGGAAGCAACCCGCGCGCAAACGATGTCGCGGGAGATGGGCTACCACTGGGGCCAGGTGGACGCCGCCGACCTGCTGGCGGCGCTCGACTAACCACCGCCGCGAAATCTCCCGCGGGCTGAGCCTGTCGAAGCCCATGTTGCCGCCTGCGACAGGCTCAGGCAACGGCGTTGGTCGTTACAAACATGAGATTGGTTCAATCTTCGGAGATTGAACCAATCTGTGCTGCGCCTAATACCCCGTCATCTCCACGTACCCCTGGGCGGTGATGGGCTGGTCGGCCCGGGTTCCCGTGTAGGAGACGGCCCCTTCCCAATAGGTGGTGGAGACGTTTAGCTCCTGGTTGGGCATCAGCGCCGCCCCGGCGAGGCGCAGGTCCAGCGCGGGCACGGCGATTTGCCAGCTAACGGGGTAGGTGACGCCGCTGGTGGGGCTGGTCCAGGTGCGCCCCGTGGTCAATGTCCATTCCCCCAGGCGCAGCGGCGTCACCGCGCCGTCGGCGGCGATGAAACTACCGCTCGAGTAGGGTTCCAACGAGCCATCCTGACGTCGAATTTGGAAGAACATCAGCGCCGCGCCGTCGTCTAGCTGGATGGAGAACCAATCCCACCCTACCGCGCCGGGATTGAGGGCGCTCGTGCTGTATTCGTGGTCCGTCCAGGCCAGGCCCGTCACCGCGTATGCCTGCTCCCCGATGCGCACCTGCCCCTGGACCTGCTGCTGCACGATGGAGTAGTAATAGGAGGCGTTGCCCGGCTGCGGTCCCTTCTGGCTGAGGCCGCCATCTCCGTGCAGCACGGGTGGCAGCGTTTGCGTAAGAGTCAGGTCGAGGGCGACGGCGTCGGCGCGGGCGAACAGGCGCACCTGGCCGGCGGCGACTTCCTGCGCGGTCCAATCTTGCAGCCAGACGTGATAGGGGGCGGCGGCGGCCCCGGCCAGCCCCGCTGCGCCGCGGCTGAATCGCTCCGCCGGGTAGAAGGCGTTGTTAACGATGTCGCTGATGGTGAAGTGGGCCAGATAGACCTGGTTGGTGCGCCAGGGCGAGCCGTCGGCGGCGGGTGCGGCGGCGGGCGGGGTGAGGGCACTGCGGAAGAAGGTAAGCTGGAAGCCAAAGGGACGCCCATCCGCCGTTTGCAGGTTGCCCGTGTAGTACCACCACTCCGTCTGGTAGTCGTCGTGCGGTCCCAGGTCGCGCGGGAACTGCACGGCGTCGGAGCGCGTGGCGCGGGCATAGCCGTCAGTGTCGTCGCTGGCGAGGAGGCCGATGAGGGAGGGGGCGGCTTCCGTGCGCGGCAGGGCGCGCCAGGCAAAGAGGGCGGCGATGAGGGCCAGGGCCAGGATGAGGAGGAGGGGGAGGAGGCGTTTCATAGGAGTTACCATGAGTCGGGGCGCGTCGTCATAAAAAGAGTTACAGATTGCGCAGATGACGCAGATTTGTCTTGATGATGTTTGAGGGTGGCGTTTCTGACAACTGACAACTATCCACTGACAACGCTTTTATTCCTGGCGGATGGCGGTGGCGATCATCATTTTGCCGAGGCGGAGGGCAGGGTAGATGCCGGCAAGCAACGCCGCCACCACCGCCACCACAAACGCCTGCGCAAAATAGCCCGGCTGCAGACGCATTTGCAGCGTCCAGCCAAACGAACGCACGTTAATCACATAAATTAGCACCCAGGCGAGTACAAAACCGGTGGGCATGGCCAGCAGGCCCGCCAGGCCGCCCATCAGGCCCGTTTCCAGCAGCGTCAGCCGCCACAACTGCCCCAACGTCATCCCCGTGGCGCGTAGCACGCCCAACTCCCGCGCCCGCTCCAACTGCAAACTGAGCAGGGCGCTGAGGACGCCAATGAAGGCCACGAGGGTTGCCAGCAGTTGCAGCGCCGCCGTCACGGCAAAGGTGCGGTCGAAAATGTCCAGTGAGGCATTACGCAGCCCCTGGTTGGAGTTGATCGTCAACTGTTGTTTTTCCGCCAGCGCCGTTTGCATCGCCCGCACCGTCTGGTCCACGTCCACGCCTGGGGCGACAAACAGGGCCACGGTGGAGATTTGCGGGTCGTCCCACGTCTCCTGATAAAGCTGGCTGCCCATCCAGATCGTGCCCTGGTCGGAGGCGTAGTCATAGAAGATGGCGAGGACGGGGAAGGCACGCGGCCCGGTGGGCGTCATTAAGGTGATGGGGGCGGGGGGGATGGATAGGTTTTGGCGCAGCAGTAGCGGTTCGGAGATGATGATGCCTGTGCCGGCGGCCACGGCTTGCCAGATGTGGGCTTGTGAATCAGAGAGCCAGACGTAGGGACGGGAATTGCCGGCAATATCCCCACTCACCGCCAGCACATCCACCTCCCGCCCAAAATCCGGGGCCAGAATGCGCACACTGCGCCCCGTGACGGCGCGGGTCATACCCGGCCACGAGGCCACCGCCGCCAGCACATCCGGGCGTAGCGCCCCTTGCACCGAGTTCGCCGTCGCTCCTGGCGGCGAGACGTAAATGTCCGCCTGCAGCGTGGCGTTTAGCCACTGCTCCACCGTACCGCGAAACGAGCCAATCATGATGGAAACGCCGATGATTACGGAGACCGCCGTCATCAGGGCGGCAATGGCTACGGACGTGCGACTGAGGGAGCGGGCGATGTCGCGCGGGGCCATGCGCCCTAATGGTCCCAGCAGTCGCCCGCCCAGTGGGGCCAATCGTTCCATCAGCCACAGAGTCAGCGGCGGCGTCAGCAGGGCGCAGCCAATGAGAATGGCGAACAGGCCGATGAAACTGACGATGAGGTTGACGCCGCGCAGCCAGAGGAGGAACGCGCCCAGCGCGGACAGCGCCAGCCAGCCCAGCCACAGCCAGGGGACAATCTGGCGCGCCTTGCTTTCCAGCGTGGAGCGGCGCAGGGTGCTGTTTGGCGGCGTGCGCATCGCTTCCCAGGCGGGGGGCAGCGACGCGGCCACGGCGGCCAGCACGCCAATGACCAGCCCTTTGAGCAGGGTGAGAAAGGGGATGGCGACCGTCTGCACGTTGACGACAAAGTAGAAGTCGTTGATGGTTTGCGTGACCAGGCGCACCATGCCCTGCCCCAACAGCACACCCAATCCCACCCCCAGCACCGCCCCCACCAGCCCTAGCGCGGCGGCTTCCGCCAGGATGAGGCCGGCGAGTTGGCCGCCGGTGACACCGAGGCAGCGGAGGACGCCAAAGAGGGGGCGTCGTTGGATGACGCTAAAGGTGACGGTGTTGTAGATGAGGAACATGCCTACGACCAGGGCCAGCAGGCTCATCGCCGTGAGGTTGAGTTCAAAGGCGGCGGCCATTTGCTGGATGGCGTTGCTACGGGCGGCGGCGGTTTCCAGGAGGATGCCGGGGGGGAGGTTGTCCCCGATGTGGGTCAGGGTGGCTGTGTCGGGAATGATGAGGTCGATGTGGCTGAGGCGGCCCGTCATGTGCAGCAGTTCTTGCGCGCTGGCGATGTCCGTGAAGATCACGTTGCTGAGGCCACGGCGGGTGATTTCGTCTCCGGGCTGGATGAGGCCGACGATGCGCGCCTGGGTTGTTTCGCCGGCCAGGTCGAGGATGAGGGTGTCGTCGAGGCGCAGACCAGACTGCCGGGCGGTGTCCGCGGAGAGGATAATGGCGTTTGCTTCGGTGAGGAAGGGGGCGAGCGTGTTGAGATCGGGGGAACGGCCCAGGTAGGCGCGGAAAGGGGCTTCGGCGAAGGGGTCAATGCCGACGAGTCGTAATGACTGCCCGCCGAATGCGGGTGAGGTGACGTATCCTTCGACGATGGGGGCGGCAAGGTTATAGCCAAGTTGACGGCGCAGGTTGAGGTAGATGGTTTCGTCCAATCCGGTGGGGCCGCCAGAGATACGGTGCGTGGTTTTGCCGGCAATCGCGTCCGTAGACAGTTGAAAAGCGCGGCGCGCGGAGCCGTTCGCCAGGTCGATGGAGACCATCATGGCGACACCCAAAGCCACGCCGAGGACAAACAAGATGTATTCCAGAGGGCGACGCCGGATGCGCCGCCAGCCGGTGCGGAAGAGGGCCAGGTTCATGGGGGAATTATCGGGTGACGGACCAGCGGCGGTTGTGGCCGTTGGTGTGCGTGGCGGCGGGTTCCGGTTCGGCGATGAGTTTGCCTTCGTGGATGTGGTAGACGTGGTCGGCCAGGGGGACGACTTCGGGGCTGTGGGTGGCCATGATGAGGGTTTTGCCGGCATTTCGCGTCAAAGACAGCAGCAATTGTAGCACCACCTCCCCCGTCTCCTCATCCAGATTGCCCGTCGGCTCATCCGCCAGCACCAGCAGCGGGTCATGCGCCAGGGCGCGAGCAATTGCTACCCGCTGCTGCTCGCCCCCGGACAGTCTATCGGGAAATGTGCGTGCCCGCTCCGCCAATCCCACCTGCTGCAGCAGGGCCAACGCCCTGGGAGCCACGTCTTGCTGCGCCACCCCCGCCAATTCTTGCGGCAGCGTTACATTCTCCAGCACCGTTAACGTGGGAATCAGGTTGAAGAATTGGAAGACGAAGCCGATATGGTCGCGGCGGAACAGCGTGCGCTCCCGGTCGCGTAGGGATGTAATGGTCACGCCATTGACCGTTACCCCGCCGCTGTCCGGCGCTTCAATCCCGCTGATCAGGTTCAGCAGTGTGCTTTTGCCGCTGCCGCTCTTGCCCAACAACACCACAAACTCCCCTTCTTGAAACTGCGCGGATACGTTGTCCAACACCAGGCGGCTCTGGCCGCCTTCTTGAAACGACTTGCTCAGGTTGTCCAGCCAGACAATGGGAATCGTGGGCTTCAGCATTTGCATGAATTTCTCCTGGGAGACAATGGGGTTGAATGGCCGCGTGAAAAGTGATTGCGCGTGGCCTGCTTCCGTAGCATAGCATCCACCCTCATCACGGCAAATTCTGCCGGTAGCCGCTCACCCGTTTCTTAGAAGCGGGTACTAGATAAGATAACGCAGTTGTTTCCTTGCCGCTCCGTAACGACTATCGCTCTCTGGAGATTGGGCCGATTTCGCGCGCTCAAGGGCCATTTCCACCAGGGAAAATTGGTCCAAGCTGGCCTGGCCGTTATGCCGCTCCTTCAAACTTTCGCAGGAGTTGCCCCCGTGCCCGCCTTTCGTTACCATACACGCCAATGCCGGCATTATCTGGCCAATGCCGCGACGCCGATCACGATGTGCCAGGATTGGTTCATTCTTGGAGAATGAGCTAACTAGACTCAAGTTACTGAGATCAAACCATGAAAAAGACCGCCATCATCGGAACGCTGCTCACCTTTCTCTCCCTGCTCCTCGTTCTCAGTGCCACCGTGATTTTTCTCTGGCAGGGACGCGCGGCCTGGCGCGACACGGCGACGCAACTGGAGGGGGATAAACAGCGGCTCGGCGACACGCTCTGGTCCACGGAAGCGGAGTTGGCGACGCGGGAGGCGGCGCTGGCGACGACGGCGGCAGGGGGCGTGGCGCTGGAGGGGACGTTGGCGGCGGTGGAGGCGACGCGAGAAGCCTTGGGGGATGAAGTGACGGCGCTGTCGAATTCGCTGACGGAGGCAAATGCGCGGCTGGATGCGCAGGAGGCCACCGTTTCCGCGTGGCGGACGCGCCCGCCGGCGGTGGCTTTTTTCGCGCCGCAGCCGGAGGCGAGCATCCCGTTGGGGCAATCGGTTACGATAGTACTTTCCGCCGGCGATCCGCTGGGGTTAGCGGCGGTGAATTTGACGGCGAATGGGGAGTCGTTGGTTTCTTATTCGCCGGAGGATGAGGTGTTGGTGACGGTGCGGAAGTTGTGGGATCCGGATCGTGCCGGCATTTACACCCTCAGCGCCACCGCCATCAACACCGCCGGCGTCAGCAGCGCGCCCGTGGAACGCACCCTGACTGTCGTGGATGCCACCGCCGATGCCAATGCCCCCCTGCGGGCGCAAATTGAAGCCAATGTGGCCGAAATTCGTGGCCTGGCTCCCTTGCACCCGATCACGCCGACCCTGCTGACGGCGGAGGAACTGCGGCAGCGGGTAGAGGCGGACCTGGCGGACTACACGCCGACGGACGCGCACGAGGATGCCCTGGTGCTGAGCGCGTTTGATTTTGTCTCGCCCGACGTGGACCTGTATGAGGCGTACGCCAGCTTCTACAGCGAGCAAATCCTCGGTTTTTATGACCCGGAGACGGCGGAATTCGTGGTGATCAGCGATGATGAGGCGTTGGACGCCAACGAGCAGTGGACGCACGCGCACGAGTTCGTCCACGCGCTGCAAGACCAGCATTATCAGCTTGAGGCGCTGAGTGACGCGACGCTGGATGCGGAGGCGAGCATGGCGTTGCGGGCGCTGGCGGAGGGGGATGCGACGCAGGTGCAGCTTTTGTATCTGTTTGATGGCTATTTTTCACAGAAGCAGGTGAATGAGATTTACGATACGTTGCAAAATGGGGCGGAGGAGGTGGGGGCGGAAATGCCGGCCGTGCTGCAAAACAGTTTCGCCTTCCCCTACGACCAGGGCTTCACCTTCGTGAACGCCCTTTACGACCAGGGGGGCTTTGCCGCCGTGGACGCCGCCTGGCAAAATCCGCCCCGCTCCAGCGAGCAAATCTTGCACCCGGACCGCTACCTGGCGGGCGATTTGCCCCAGATCGTCACGCTGCCCCCGCTCACGGACACGTTGGGGCTGGATTGGCGGCAGTTGGATGAGGATGTGTTCGGCGAGTTTTTCTTGCGCGAATACCTGGGGCAGCAGTTGGATACGAAAACGGTGGACACGGCGGCGACCGGCTGGGGGGGGGATGCCTACGCGGTTTATGCGCGGGCGGGGGATGAGGCGCTGGTGATGGTGTACCAGACGCGCTGGGATACGCCGCAAGATGCGGCTGAGTTCGTGCGTGCCTATGCGGAATATGCTTTGGCTTATGGTGCGGCGGTTGTTAATGCCGGCAACGCCTCCTGCTGGCAAGGTGATGATCGCGTTTGCCTCTACCAACTCCCCGATACCATCACCATCATCCGCGCCCCCGATGAAGCCACCATCAACAAAATAGTCGATTCACTGCGTCTGCTTACCCAGGATGCTTGAGCGCGGTTCCCATAAGGGCGCGGAAAAAGCCGCGCCTGTCTGCGTCTCCAAAATTGATGATAGTATGCAATTAGGAATGAATTCATGAAAGCCTTTCGGCAAGTTGATCGTCGTCTTTTGACCATTCTTCTGATCGTGTTTGTGCAGATATTAAGCGCCTCGCTCATCCTGCCCATTCTCCCCCTGTACGCGCAGCGCCAGTTCAAAATGACCCCGCAGGTCATCACACTGCTCGTCTCCTCCTATTTCGCGGCGCAGTTCTTCGCCGGGCCGGCATTAGGTCGCCTCTCTGATAAATATGGACGGCTGCCCGTGTTGATTGTGAGCCAGGTGGGCACGGTGATCAGCTTCATCATGCTGGCCTACGCGCATACGGTGTGGATGTTGTTTGCCGCGCGCATTCTCGACGGCATTACGGGGGGCAACATCATCGTGGCGCAGGCATACGTGACGGACGTGACGCCACCAGAGCGGCGCACGCAGTCGTTGGGGCTGGTTTTTGCCGCTTTTGGGTTGGGCTTTATCTTTGGTCCGGCGGCGGGCGGCGTGCTGTCGGCGCTGTTTGGCTCGCAAATCCCGTTCCTGATTGCCGCCGCCGTGGCCGCGCTCACCGTCCTGATCACCTGGTGGGCGCTGGATGAATCCCTCTCCACGGAACAGCGGGAACACAATAAGCGGTTTACGCAGAGCCGTATGGACCTGGGCAGCGTGGTGCATAATACGCCCCTCCTGTTCATCTTGACGATTGCCTTTGTGGGGCAATTTGCCCTGGGGCTGCTGCAATCGACGTTTGCGCTCTATGGCGGAGCGGTGTTGTTTGTGGAATACAGCGCCCGGTTGACCAACCTGGGGGTAGGGTTGCTGCTGGCAGTGAACGGTATCGGCCAGTTCACGACGCAAATCTGGCTGCTGCCGCGACTGCTACGGCGGTATGGGGATGGGGCGCTGGTGATTGTAGGGACGCTGACGCGGGGGATGGGGATGTTTGTGTTTGCGCTGATTACAACGCCCTGGTTGGGGCCGATTGGCTCGTTGTTGTTTGCCGCCGGGGTGGGGTTAGCGATGCCGCCGCTGCAATCGCTGTCTACGCGGACGGTGGCGGATGAATTGCGCGGAGGGGTGTTGGGACTGTATCAGTCGGCGCTGAGTCTGTCCACGATTTTGAGTACGGCGGTGGCGGGGAGTCTGTTTGCCGTCCATGCGACGACGCCGTACTGGTTGGGAGGGAGTCTGTCGGTGGCGGTGGCTGTGCCGGCATTTTTCCTCCTCCAATACATCCGCCGCGGCCACCTGACCCCCCGACCCGTGCCCGTCGGCCACTCATAGCGCGGCGGGTTCCGGCGGCAAGCTCCCATTCCGCCATCCCCACTCCGTCAGCCCCAGCATGTGGTGATAGGCCGTCAAATCAAGCTGCAGCGGCGTCACGGAGACATACCCCTCCGCCAGCGCGCCAATGTCCGTGCCTTTTTCCGGCACACCCGTGGGCGCTTCGCCACTGATCCAGTAATAGTCCTGGCCGCGTGGGTCCTGCCGCTTTTCCAGTTCATCCCGATAAATGCGCAGCCCCTGGCGCGTCAGTTGAATGCCCTTGACCTCCTCAATGGGCAGGTAGGGCACATTTACGTTCAGGAACACCCCTTTGGGCAGGCTATGCGTGAGCGTTGTGCGCACGATGAGGCGGGCGACGCGGGCAGCGGTGCTGTAGTCCAGGTGTCCGTGCCCCTTTTCCCCGGCGTCTGTGGAGAAGGCAATTGCCGGCACGCCCGCAATAATACTCTCCATCGCCGCCGTCACCGT harbors:
- the surE gene encoding 5'/3'-nucleotidase SurE — translated: MHILVTNDDGVMAPGLLALAQAMRQVGEVSVVAPDRNWSGRGHVKTLHNPLRVRAATLADGSEALCSDGAPSDCVALALMGVVRRPVDLVVSGINPMANLGHDVTYSGTVTAAMESIIAGVPAIAFSTDAGEKGHGHLDYSTAARVARLIVRTTLTHSLPKGVFLNVNVPYLPIEEVKGIQLTRQGLRIYRDELEKRQDPRGQDYYWISGEAPTGVPEKGTDIGALAEGYVSVTPLQLDLTAYHHMLGLTEWGWRNGSLPPEPAAL
- a CDS encoding ABC transporter ATP-binding protein encodes the protein MQMLKPTIPIVWLDNLSKSFQEGGQSRLVLDNVSAQFQEGEFVVLLGKSGSGKSTLLNLISGIEAPDSGGVTVNGVTITSLRDRERTLFRRDHIGFVFQFFNLIPTLTVLENVTLPQELAGVAQQDVAPRALALLQQVGLAERARTFPDRLSGGEQQRVAIARALAHDPLLVLADEPTGNLDEETGEVVLQLLLSLTRNAGKTLIMATHSPEVVPLADHVYHIHEGKLIAEPEPAATHTNGHNRRWSVTR
- a CDS encoding MFS transporter — encoded protein: MKAFRQVDRRLLTILLIVFVQILSASLILPILPLYAQRQFKMTPQVITLLVSSYFAAQFFAGPALGRLSDKYGRLPVLIVSQVGTVISFIMLAYAHTVWMLFAARILDGITGGNIIVAQAYVTDVTPPERRTQSLGLVFAAFGLGFIFGPAAGGVLSALFGSQIPFLIAAAVAALTVLITWWALDESLSTEQREHNKRFTQSRMDLGSVVHNTPLLFILTIAFVGQFALGLLQSTFALYGGAVLFVEYSARLTNLGVGLLLAVNGIGQFTTQIWLLPRLLRRYGDGALVIVGTLTRGMGMFVFALITTPWLGPIGSLLFAAGVGLAMPPLQSLSTRTVADELRGGVLGLYQSALSLSTILSTAVAGSLFAVHATTPYWLGGSLSVAVAVPAFFLLQYIRRGHLTPRPVPVGHS
- a CDS encoding FtsX-like permease family protein, which encodes MNLALFRTGWRRIRRRPLEYILFVLGVALGVAMMVSIDLANGSARRAFQLSTDAIAGKTTHRISGGPTGLDETIYLNLRRQLGYNLAAPIVEGYVTSPAFGGQSLRLVGIDPFAEAPFRAYLGRSPDLNTLAPFLTEANAIILSADTARQSGLRLDDTLILDLAGETTQARIVGLIQPGDEITRRGLSNVIFTDIASAQELLHMTGRLSHIDLIIPDTATLTHIGDNLPPGILLETAAARSNAIQQMAAAFELNLTAMSLLALVVGMFLIYNTVTFSVIQRRPLFGVLRCLGVTGGQLAGLILAEAAALGLVGAVLGVGLGVLLGQGMVRLVTQTINDFYFVVNVQTVAIPFLTLLKGLVIGVLAAVAASLPPAWEAMRTPPNSTLRRSTLESKARQIVPWLWLGWLALSALGAFLLWLRGVNLIVSFIGLFAILIGCALLTPPLTLWLMERLAPLGGRLLGPLGRMAPRDIARSLSRTSVAIAALMTAVSVIIGVSIMIGSFRGTVEQWLNATLQADIYVSPPGATANSVQGALRPDVLAAVASWPGMTRAVTGRSVRILAPDFGREVDVLAVSGDIAGNSRPYVWLSDSQAHIWQAVAAGTGIIISEPLLLRQNLSIPPAPITLMTPTGPRAFPVLAIFYDYASDQGTIWMGSQLYQETWDDPQISTVALFVAPGVDVDQTVRAMQTALAEKQQLTINSNQGLRNASLDIFDRTFAVTAALQLLATLVAFIGVLSALLSLQLERARELGVLRATGMTLGQLWRLTLLETGLMGGLAGLLAMPTGFVLAWVLIYVINVRSFGWTLQMRLQPGYFAQAFVVAVVAALLAGIYPALRLGKMMIATAIRQE